CGCCTGCGCGGCAAGGACATTCAGGTGCGCAACCCGCGCGATGCGGTGGCCCACGGCTTTGCCCTGTGTCCCGAAGACCGCAAGACCGATGGCATCGTCGGAGAATTGAGCGTGCGCGACAATATCGTGCTGGCGCTTCAGGCGCGTCAGGGCTGGCTGCGCAAGGTGCCCAGCAAAAAGGTCGAGGCCATTGCCCAGCACTATGTGCGCACGCTGGACATCCGCCTTGCCAATCTCGACATGCCGATCCGTCTGCTGTCGGGGGGCAACCAGCAAAAGGCGCTGCTGGCGCGATGGCTGGCCACCGACCCCGATTTTCTGATCCTGGACGAACCCACGCGCGGCATCGACATCGGCGCACATGCCGAGATTATCGCGCTGATCGGACGGTTGCAGCAGGACGGCATGGCCTTGTTGGTTGCCTCGTCCGAGATGGAAGAGCTGGTGGCCTATTCGAACCGCGTCATTGTTCTGCGTGACCGCATGCAGGTCAAAGAGCTGACAGGGGCCGAGATTACATCGGACAACATCATTCGCGCCATAGCCGCCGAGCCGGTCAGCGAGGTGGTCCAATGACCCGCAATGCATTCCTGCGCCGCATCACCCCGCAGCTGGTCATCCTTGCCATCGTGCTGGGGCTGAACGTTCTGGTGTTCCCTGATTTTTTCGACGTGGAAATGAAAAACGGCCGCCTGTTCGGCAATCTGATTGACGTGTTGAACCGTGGCGCGCCCACCGCGCTGTTGTGCCTTGGCATGACGCTGGTGATTGCGACCAAGGGCATTGATCTGTCCGTGGGTGCTGTTATGGCCATAGCGGGGGCAACGGCTGCGTCTTTGGTTGTCGATGGCAATCATTGGAGCGTTGCCGTCATCGGCGCCCTGTCCGTCGGGGCGCTGTGCGGGCTGTGGAACGGGTTTCTGGTGGCGTTCCTGCGCATCCAGCCCATTGTCGCCACGCTGGTTCTGATGGTCGCGGGGCGCGGCATTGCCCAGCTGATTACCGAGGGCACGATCCTGACATTCCTTGACCCCGGCCTGATCCATCTGGGTGCGGGCACGATGGGGGGCATTCCAACACCCGTGCTGATCTGGCTGGTGCTGGGCATTTCGGTGGCGTTTTTTGTGCGCCGCACCGCCCTTGGCATGTTGATCGAAGCCATTGGCATCAACGAGGCCTCGTCCCGTCTGGCCGGAATCAACAGCCGCGTTCTGCTGGTCTGTGTTTATGTTGTTTCGGGCATTGGCGCGGCCATTGCAGGCGTGATTGTCGCAGCTGACATTCAGGGCGCCGATGCCAACAATGCCGGCCTGTGGCTGGAACTGGACGCGATCCTTGCCGTGGTGATCGGCGGCAACAGCCTGTTGGGCGGGCGGTTTTCCATCGTGGCATCACTGCTGGGGGCGATGATTATCCAATCGGTCAATTCGCTGATCCTGCTGTCGGGCCTGCCGCCCGAATTCAACCTGATTATCAAGGCGCTTCTG
This Pseudosulfitobacter sp. DSM 107133 DNA region includes the following protein-coding sequences:
- a CDS encoding ABC transporter permease gives rise to the protein MTRNAFLRRITPQLVILAIVLGLNVLVFPDFFDVEMKNGRLFGNLIDVLNRGAPTALLCLGMTLVIATKGIDLSVGAVMAIAGATAASLVVDGNHWSVAVIGALSVGALCGLWNGFLVAFLRIQPIVATLVLMVAGRGIAQLITEGTILTFLDPGLIHLGAGTMGGIPTPVLIWLVLGISVAFFVRRTALGMLIEAIGINEASSRLAGINSRVLLVCVYVVSGIGAAIAGVIVAADIQGADANNAGLWLELDAILAVVIGGNSLLGGRFSIVASLLGAMIIQSVNSLILLSGLPPEFNLIIKALLIIAILVIQSPKVAHLLYILRASAPQAQPKPLPPLKESQR